A genomic segment from uncultured Desulfuromonas sp. encodes:
- a CDS encoding universal stress protein produces the protein MSLKILVPICDGETSKATVQALIDHKEQFKTPISLLHVVNLDKMDYRMIPDFQIDMVRQYATKTGERFLAEQTALLQAAGLDVIPRLESGSPRDTICSIANDEAFSLVVIGRHSSGEIRDVLFGSVSNHVLHGVKCPVLLF, from the coding sequence ATGTCACTTAAAATTCTCGTTCCTATTTGCGATGGTGAGACCAGTAAAGCCACAGTTCAGGCACTGATTGACCATAAAGAGCAATTTAAAACACCCATCTCTCTTCTGCATGTGGTTAATCTGGACAAAATGGATTACCGTATGATCCCTGACTTTCAGATCGATATGGTGCGACAATATGCGACCAAGACAGGGGAGAGGTTTCTGGCGGAACAAACGGCTCTACTTCAGGCTGCCGGGCTGGATGTCATCCCGCGCCTGGAAAGTGGCTCGCCACGGGATACCATCTGCTCGATTGCCAATGATGAAGCGTTTTCTCTGGTGGTCATTGGTCGCCATTCCAGTGGAGAAATTCGCGACGTTCTGTTTGGCTCCGTGTCCAATCACGTTTTACATGGCGTTAAATGCCCAGTCCTGCTATTCTAG